A section of the Polynucleobacter sp. AP-Jannik-300A-C4 genome encodes:
- the rpsP gene encoding 30S ribosomal protein S16 — MVVIRLARGGSKKRPFYSIVATDKRNRRDSNFIERIGYFNPQAAATEQAMRIAQDRLTYWTGVGAQISPTVVRLIKNNPAV, encoded by the coding sequence ATGGTCGTCATTCGACTGGCACGCGGCGGTTCAAAGAAGCGCCCTTTTTATAGCATCGTGGCTACAGACAAGCGCAATCGTCGCGACTCGAACTTTATCGAGCGTATTGGTTACTTCAATCCACAGGCAGCAGCGACTGAGCAAGCAATGCGTATTGCTCAAGATCGTTTGACCTATTGGACTGGTGTTGGCGCGCAGATCTCTCCAACAGTAGTTCGTTTAATCAAAAACAATCCTGCAGTCTAA
- a CDS encoding META domain-containing protein, with protein MKTAIFRPSRGPIKRFFLILSCLGLSFLTACANVIPPCNAKTSPPSTEFRNTKWELVRWNLAPNARGEVRARQIPQGDNSNPIQIIFDVNGEHVSGSTGCNRFTARITEDARGFTLDQIAATKMACTPQRMELENDFLYELNDYRSIVRNGDQLLMIGVDRQVLSFMQKSSIPK; from the coding sequence ATGAAAACTGCCATTTTTAGACCCTCCAGAGGCCCTATAAAGCGCTTTTTTCTAATTCTTTCTTGCCTCGGCTTAAGTTTTTTGACTGCCTGTGCCAATGTGATTCCGCCCTGCAACGCCAAAACCAGCCCTCCCAGCACTGAATTCCGAAACACCAAATGGGAGCTAGTTCGCTGGAATCTCGCACCTAATGCCAGAGGCGAGGTTCGTGCCAGACAAATTCCTCAGGGTGACAATAGCAACCCAATCCAAATCATCTTTGATGTCAATGGTGAACATGTGAGTGGGTCTACAGGATGCAATCGCTTTACTGCTCGCATTACTGAAGATGCCAGAGGCTTTACGCTGGATCAAATAGCCGCTACAAAGATGGCTTGCACACCACAACGCATGGAGCTAGAGAATGACTTTCTCTATGAATTAAATGATTACCGCTCGATTGTGCGCAATGGCGATCAGCTACTGATGATTGGCGTGGATCGTCAAGTCTTAAGCTTTATGCAAAAAAGTAGTATTCCAAAATAA
- a CDS encoding acyl-CoA dehydrogenase — MPYVAPVKDMLFVMNELAGLSQVVSYPSYAEAGADVDLAPAILEESAKFNQDVVAPLNWAGDQNPSSLKDGIVTTTPGFKDAFEQFAAAGWQGVVHPAEFGGQGLPKLIATACFEMVHSASLSFALCPMLTDGAIEALLTAASPELQERYVPKMISGEWTGSMCLTEPQAGSDLSMVRARAVPETDGAYKIFGTKIYITYGEHDMAKNIVHLVLARTPDAPEGVKGISLFVVPKFLVNADDSLGERNDVHCVSIEHKLGIKASPTAVLQFGDHGGATGYLVGEENRGLEYMFVMMNAARFAVGMQGIAVAERAYQKAVQYAKDRVQSRDLAGSPGPVAIIHQPDVKRMLMTMRGYIEASRALAYYAAAAYDAQHASPDEAARKQSQAVYEFLVPIVKGFSTEMSIEVASLGVQVHGGMGFIEETGAAQHYRDARILTIYEGTTAIQANDLIGRKTVRDGGATAKLFSEKIQQTEKDLASSGTADAKAVQKQLTAARIAFESAVEFIVANAKTDIKAVYAGSFAYLRLCGLVLGAWQMARALLAAQELRAGDPNFYDAKIATARFFAENLLPQSQALATSILESGHSTNALTAEQF, encoded by the coding sequence ATGCCTTATGTAGCCCCAGTAAAAGACATGCTATTTGTGATGAACGAGCTAGCGGGGCTGTCTCAGGTTGTTTCTTATCCTTCCTATGCTGAGGCTGGAGCTGATGTCGATTTAGCCCCAGCAATTTTGGAAGAGTCTGCCAAATTCAATCAAGACGTTGTAGCACCCCTTAATTGGGCCGGTGATCAAAATCCTAGCTCTTTAAAGGATGGCATCGTTACAACTACACCTGGCTTTAAAGATGCTTTTGAGCAATTTGCTGCAGCAGGTTGGCAGGGCGTTGTTCATCCTGCAGAGTTTGGTGGTCAAGGCTTACCAAAGCTCATTGCAACTGCATGTTTTGAGATGGTTCATTCGGCTAGCCTATCGTTTGCTTTATGCCCAATGCTGACCGATGGTGCAATTGAGGCTTTGTTAACTGCAGCAAGCCCTGAGTTGCAAGAGCGCTATGTGCCGAAGATGATTTCTGGGGAGTGGACTGGCTCCATGTGTCTCACGGAGCCTCAAGCGGGCTCTGATCTATCAATGGTGCGTGCTCGTGCTGTGCCTGAAACTGATGGCGCATACAAAATTTTTGGCACCAAGATCTACATCACCTATGGTGAGCACGACATGGCAAAGAATATTGTCCATCTCGTATTAGCTAGAACGCCAGATGCTCCAGAAGGTGTGAAAGGTATTTCTTTATTTGTGGTGCCGAAGTTCTTGGTGAATGCAGATGACTCACTTGGTGAGCGTAATGATGTTCACTGTGTCTCGATTGAACACAAGCTTGGCATTAAGGCTAGCCCAACTGCAGTCTTACAGTTTGGCGATCATGGTGGTGCAACTGGATATTTAGTAGGCGAAGAAAATCGTGGGCTGGAGTATATGTTCGTGATGATGAATGCAGCTCGCTTTGCAGTGGGTATGCAAGGTATTGCGGTTGCAGAGCGTGCCTATCAAAAAGCGGTGCAGTATGCCAAAGACCGAGTGCAAAGTCGTGATCTAGCTGGCTCTCCAGGTCCTGTAGCAATTATTCATCAGCCAGATGTAAAGCGGATGCTGATGACTATGCGCGGCTATATCGAGGCATCTAGAGCCTTGGCGTATTACGCGGCTGCTGCATATGATGCCCAACATGCATCCCCTGATGAAGCCGCTCGCAAGCAGAGTCAAGCAGTTTATGAATTTCTGGTGCCGATTGTGAAAGGGTTCTCAACTGAAATGTCGATTGAGGTGGCTAGCCTCGGTGTGCAAGTGCACGGTGGCATGGGATTCATTGAAGAGACAGGCGCAGCGCAACATTATCGTGATGCTCGTATTCTGACAATCTATGAGGGCACTACAGCTATTCAGGCAAATGATCTGATTGGTAGAAAAACGGTGCGTGATGGTGGCGCAACTGCAAAACTATTCTCTGAAAAAATTCAGCAAACTGAAAAAGATCTCGCAAGCAGTGGCACCGCAGATGCAAAAGCAGTGCAGAAGCAATTAACCGCGGCACGAATTGCTTTTGAATCTGCTGTTGAGTTTATTGTGGCAAATGCTAAGACAGATATTAAGGCTGTGTACGCCGGTAGCTTTGCTTACTTACGTTTATGTGGCTTGGTATTGGGTGCCTGGCAAATGGCACGTGCCTTACTTGCTGCCCAAGAGTTGCGTGCAGGCGACCCGAATTTCTATGATGCCAAGATTGCTACTGCTCGCTTCTTTGCAGAAAATCTATTGCCACAATCTCAAGCTCTAGCAACCTCGATCCTAGAGAGCGGGCATTCCACTAATGCGCTGACAGCGGAACAGTTTTAG
- a CDS encoding electron transfer flavoprotein subunit alpha/FixB family protein, translating into MAALVIAEHDNQSLKAATLNAVAAALQCSPEVDVLVAGSGADAAASAAAQIAGVRKVIQVDSASLADQLAEPLAAQILSIANGYSHILAPATANGKNVLPRVAAKLDVAQLSDITKVVSTDTFERPIYAGNAIATVQSADPIKVITVRTTGFDPVAASGGSAAVEKQTAAEVSGKSSFVGRELTKSDRPELTAAKVIVSGGRGLGSGEKYQEIVVPLADKLGAALGASRAAVDAGYVPNDYQVGQTGKIVAPQLYIAVGISGAIQHLAGMKDSKVIVAINKDPEAPIFSVADYGLVADLNTAVPELTNLLV; encoded by the coding sequence ATGGCCGCACTTGTTATTGCTGAACACGATAATCAATCCTTAAAGGCAGCCACGCTCAATGCGGTAGCAGCCGCTTTACAGTGTTCCCCTGAGGTAGATGTATTAGTAGCTGGTAGTGGCGCTGATGCTGCCGCTTCGGCTGCTGCCCAAATTGCTGGTGTGCGTAAAGTGATTCAGGTAGATTCTGCATCATTAGCCGATCAACTGGCGGAGCCTTTAGCTGCGCAGATTCTTTCGATTGCTAACGGATATAGCCACATCTTGGCTCCAGCAACTGCCAATGGTAAGAATGTTTTACCAAGGGTGGCTGCAAAGTTAGATGTTGCACAGTTATCGGATATCACTAAGGTTGTCTCGACTGATACTTTTGAGCGCCCGATTTATGCCGGCAATGCGATTGCTACTGTGCAATCCGCTGACCCTATCAAAGTAATTACTGTTCGTACAACCGGTTTTGATCCAGTTGCTGCAAGCGGTGGATCTGCTGCAGTAGAAAAGCAAACGGCTGCTGAGGTTTCTGGCAAATCATCTTTTGTGGGTCGCGAGTTGACTAAGTCAGATCGCCCTGAATTGACTGCCGCCAAAGTGATCGTTTCGGGTGGTCGTGGTTTAGGTTCTGGCGAGAAGTATCAAGAGATCGTTGTGCCATTGGCTGACAAGCTAGGTGCAGCCCTAGGCGCATCGCGCGCTGCAGTGGATGCTGGTTATGTTCCAAACGACTATCAAGTAGGCCAGACTGGCAAGATTGTTGCTCCACAGTTGTACATTGCAGTAGGTATCTCTGGCGCTATTCAGCATTTAGCTGGAATGAAGGACTCTAAGGTGATCGTAGCGATTAACAAAGATCCAGAAGCACCAATCTTTAGTGTTGCTGATTATGGTCTCGTTGCTGACTTAAATACCGCTGTACCTGAACTAACTAACTTGCTTGTCTAA
- a CDS encoding electron transfer flavoprotein subunit beta/FixA family protein: MKILVAVKRVVDYNVKIRVKSDNSGVDLANVKMSMNPFDEIAVEEAVRLKESGVATEIVVVSAGPTQCQETLRTALAIGADRAILVETDAELQPLAVAKILKALSEKEQAQIVILGKQAIDDDSNQTGQMLASLMDIPQATFASKVVVADGKASVTREVDGGLETIAITLPAVITTDLRLNEPRYVTLPNIMKAKKKTLEIVKPEDLGVDIAPRLKTLKVEEPPKRSAGVMVADVAALVDKLKNEAKVI; encoded by the coding sequence ATGAAAATCTTAGTCGCAGTAAAGCGTGTCGTTGATTACAACGTCAAAATTCGAGTTAAATCAGATAACTCCGGTGTCGATTTGGCGAATGTCAAAATGAGTATGAATCCTTTTGATGAGATTGCAGTGGAAGAGGCGGTTCGACTCAAGGAGTCAGGCGTTGCGACTGAGATAGTAGTAGTTTCTGCCGGCCCAACGCAATGTCAGGAAACATTGCGTACTGCTTTAGCAATTGGCGCTGATCGCGCTATCTTGGTAGAAACTGATGCCGAGTTGCAGCCTTTAGCAGTTGCGAAAATTCTGAAAGCCCTTTCTGAAAAAGAACAAGCGCAGATTGTAATTTTGGGTAAGCAAGCAATTGATGACGATAGCAATCAGACTGGACAGATGCTGGCGAGCTTGATGGATATTCCGCAAGCCACTTTTGCTTCCAAAGTAGTGGTTGCAGACGGTAAAGCAAGTGTGACTCGCGAGGTAGATGGTGGCTTAGAAACAATCGCGATTACCTTACCTGCGGTTATTACTACTGACTTGCGTTTAAATGAGCCGCGTTATGTAACTTTGCCAAACATCATGAAGGCGAAGAAAAAGACTTTGGAAATTGTAAAACCCGAAGATCTTGGTGTAGACATTGCCCCACGTCTTAAAACCCTCAAAGTAGAAGAGCCACCCAAGCGCTCTGCCGGTGTGATGGTAGCTGATGTAGCGGCTTTGGTAGATAAACTTAAAAATGAAGCGAAGGTGATTTAA
- a CDS encoding acyl-CoA synthetase has translation MANIFEQGLERNSANFTPITPLLFLERSAQVYPDRLAIVHGKLRQTWSQTYDRCRRLASALQKHGIGLGDTVAVMLPNTPPMVEAHFGIPMAGAVLNALNTRLDPESVAFMLNHGEAKVVMVDPEFSGVMKKALEIAKKESGREFLVIDVEEKEFDVPGEKLGTLTYEKLLSEGDPQFAWQVPADEWQAICLNYTSGTTGNPKGVVYHHRGAAINAVSNILDWDINKHPIYLWTLPMFHCNGWCFPWTIAARAGINVCLRRVDAQHIFAAIKEHGVTHYCAAPIVHNLLVNAPDELKEGVPPGVKGLIAGAAPPASIIEGMEKLGFDLTHVYGLTEVYGPAAVCVKQDEWNEVDIGERARLNARQGVRYHMQQAIAVLDPETLKPVPADGETMGEIMFKGNIAMKGYLKNEKATKEAFEGGWFHSGDLAVMNPDGYIKMKDRSKDIIISGGENISSVELEDVLYRHPAVMAAAVVAKPDDKWGETPCAFLEIKPGMEVTPADIIAHCKQHLAGFKVPRAIVFCELPKTSTGKIQKFELRKQAGSASAIDV, from the coding sequence ATGGCTAATATTTTTGAGCAAGGTTTAGAGCGAAACTCAGCCAACTTCACTCCGATTACCCCACTATTATTTCTTGAGCGATCGGCCCAGGTGTATCCAGATCGCTTGGCAATCGTTCATGGCAAGCTGCGCCAGACTTGGAGTCAGACTTATGATCGTTGTCGTCGCCTAGCAAGCGCTCTGCAAAAGCATGGAATTGGCTTGGGTGATACCGTTGCCGTGATGTTGCCTAATACACCCCCAATGGTTGAGGCGCACTTCGGAATCCCGATGGCTGGAGCGGTATTGAATGCCTTAAACACCCGCCTTGATCCAGAGTCAGTTGCCTTTATGTTGAATCATGGTGAGGCAAAAGTGGTGATGGTGGATCCCGAATTTTCAGGGGTGATGAAAAAAGCCCTTGAGATCGCCAAGAAAGAAAGTGGCCGTGAGTTTTTAGTAATTGATGTCGAGGAAAAAGAGTTTGATGTTCCTGGTGAGAAGTTAGGCACACTGACTTATGAGAAGCTCTTATCTGAGGGCGACCCCCAGTTTGCATGGCAAGTCCCTGCGGATGAGTGGCAAGCCATTTGCCTCAATTACACATCAGGAACTACCGGCAATCCAAAAGGTGTGGTGTATCACCATCGTGGCGCAGCGATTAATGCTGTCTCGAATATTTTGGATTGGGATATTAATAAGCACCCTATTTATCTCTGGACACTCCCCATGTTCCATTGCAATGGTTGGTGCTTCCCCTGGACGATAGCTGCTCGTGCAGGTATTAATGTCTGTCTACGTCGCGTTGATGCGCAACATATTTTTGCTGCCATTAAAGAGCACGGTGTTACGCATTACTGTGCGGCTCCCATTGTGCATAACCTATTAGTCAATGCTCCCGATGAATTAAAGGAGGGTGTACCTCCTGGAGTGAAGGGTTTAATCGCAGGCGCCGCACCTCCAGCTTCGATTATTGAGGGCATGGAAAAGCTCGGTTTTGATTTGACGCACGTCTACGGATTAACTGAGGTCTACGGTCCTGCAGCAGTTTGTGTAAAGCAGGATGAGTGGAATGAGGTAGATATTGGTGAGCGGGCTCGCCTCAATGCCCGTCAAGGTGTTCGTTATCACATGCAACAAGCAATTGCCGTTCTTGATCCTGAGACTCTTAAGCCTGTGCCTGCTGATGGTGAGACCATGGGCGAAATTATGTTTAAGGGCAATATCGCCATGAAGGGTTACCTCAAGAATGAGAAGGCAACTAAAGAGGCCTTTGAGGGAGGCTGGTTTCATTCTGGTGATTTAGCAGTGATGAACCCTGATGGCTATATCAAGATGAAAGATCGTAGCAAGGACATCATCATTTCTGGTGGTGAAAATATTTCCTCTGTGGAGCTTGAGGATGTTCTCTATCGTCATCCAGCAGTGATGGCAGCTGCAGTGGTTGCCAAGCCCGACGATAAGTGGGGCGAGACACCTTGCGCATTTTTGGAGATCAAGCCGGGTATGGAAGTGACGCCCGCTGACATCATCGCTCATTGCAAGCAGCATCTGGCTGGTTTTAAGGTTCCAAGAGCCATTGTTTTCTGTGAGCTACCAAAGACCTCTACCGGCAAGATTCAGAAGTTTGAATTGCGTAAGCAGGCAGGATCCGCTTCAGCAATCGACGTCTAA
- a CDS encoding histone deacetylase family protein, with amino-acid sequence MTTGYITHPDFLKHEMGSHHPECPERIQAINDQLIRSGVDRFLHHLDAPLATEDQLELVHSPDHIAFVKERSPASGYFMLDGDTIMNPHTWSAALRAAGAAIAGVDAVMKGEVENVFCAVRPPGHHAEPTRSMGFCVFDNVAVAARYAMEEYGIERVAIIDFDVHHGNGTEAAFFNDPNVLMCSFFQHPFYPYSGLDGANNMVNVPLPASTRGDVVRSIVEEQWLPRLRDFEPELIIISAGFDAHREDDLGQMGLVEDDYAWMTKQLKEVANQYAQGRIVSCLEGGYNLSALGRSVVAHVKALADI; translated from the coding sequence ATGACAACAGGATACATAACTCATCCAGACTTTCTAAAGCATGAGATGGGTAGTCATCATCCCGAGTGCCCAGAGCGCATTCAGGCAATTAATGATCAACTGATTCGCAGTGGTGTAGATCGCTTTCTGCATCATTTAGATGCGCCATTAGCAACTGAAGACCAATTGGAGTTAGTTCACAGCCCAGATCATATCGCCTTTGTTAAAGAGCGTTCGCCTGCTAGCGGTTACTTCATGCTCGATGGTGACACTATTATGAACCCTCATACTTGGAGTGCCGCTTTGCGTGCTGCGGGTGCGGCCATTGCCGGTGTAGATGCGGTTATGAAGGGTGAAGTTGAAAATGTGTTTTGTGCGGTGCGCCCGCCAGGTCACCATGCGGAGCCAACCCGCTCTATGGGATTTTGTGTTTTTGATAATGTTGCCGTAGCAGCACGATATGCGATGGAAGAGTATGGCATTGAGCGTGTCGCCATTATTGACTTCGATGTTCATCATGGTAATGGTACTGAAGCAGCGTTCTTTAATGACCCTAATGTGCTGATGTGTAGTTTCTTTCAGCACCCGTTTTATCCCTACAGCGGCTTAGATGGGGCAAACAATATGGTAAATGTTCCGCTTCCTGCATCTACACGTGGTGATGTTGTTCGCTCGATAGTGGAAGAGCAGTGGTTGCCTCGTTTACGAGACTTTGAGCCAGAGCTCATCATCATCTCTGCAGGCTTTGATGCTCACCGTGAGGATGATTTGGGGCAGATGGGCTTGGTAGAGGATGACTATGCTTGGATGACTAAGCAGCTTAAAGAGGTTGCAAACCAATATGCTCAAGGTCGCATTGTCAGTTGCCTAGAGGGTGGCTATAACCTTTCTGCTTTAGGCCGCAGCGTGGTTGCGCATGTGAAAGCACTCGCAGATATCTAA
- the mltB gene encoding lytic murein transglycosylase B has product MNFRISNLTSILFTTLLLGACSSIPTQQVSPTETIVNQSEDVATEARFSQNLNELIAQIAQTQGIPQTSLELGFSDAKTIPSIRKLVLPPSGSFKKNWVAYRKRFIEPVRLKAGKVFWEQNQAFLSKVEQESGVPAEIIVSIIGIETIYGRQTGNYRVKDALSTLAFSYPDTPNKASREQLFKDQLQELILMCWTEGGGSLPANNSQQGLNQTRFNACLNQNSSYAGAIGLPQFMPSSIRSFAVDGDGDGRIDLKQSPKDAIASVANFMRKHGWQPGMPIYFPVQEGAVSEARALADGEPQLKYSVQELIAKGILTKEQGDLQAGGVEPQSKALIVDLPYPDKDGGDQVRYVVGLNNFLTIVQYNRSYFYAQSVAEFAEVLGYKNQSVVPTTASKAKSETKSGEPVKPKPKKPANKKKQKQA; this is encoded by the coding sequence ATGAATTTTCGCATCTCCAATCTCACATCAATACTATTCACAACCCTACTGCTAGGGGCATGCTCCAGCATCCCCACTCAGCAAGTTAGCCCTACAGAGACTATCGTAAACCAGTCTGAAGATGTCGCAACAGAAGCCCGTTTTAGCCAAAATCTCAATGAATTAATCGCTCAAATTGCCCAAACCCAAGGAATCCCTCAGACCAGCCTTGAATTAGGCTTCTCTGATGCTAAAACGATCCCCTCCATACGCAAATTGGTATTACCCCCATCGGGCAGCTTTAAAAAGAATTGGGTCGCCTATCGCAAGCGTTTTATTGAGCCAGTTCGCCTGAAAGCTGGCAAGGTCTTTTGGGAGCAAAACCAGGCATTCTTAAGCAAGGTTGAGCAAGAATCAGGCGTCCCAGCCGAAATCATCGTCTCCATTATTGGTATTGAAACCATTTATGGCCGTCAAACTGGTAATTACCGGGTCAAGGATGCACTTTCTACATTAGCTTTTAGCTACCCAGATACACCCAACAAAGCCAGTCGAGAGCAGCTCTTTAAAGACCAACTGCAAGAACTCATCTTGATGTGCTGGACTGAAGGGGGTGGCAGCTTGCCCGCCAATAATAGTCAGCAAGGATTGAATCAAACTCGCTTTAATGCCTGCCTGAATCAGAACAGCTCCTATGCTGGTGCGATTGGCCTGCCACAGTTCATGCCAAGTAGTATTCGCAGCTTCGCAGTAGATGGCGATGGTGATGGGCGCATTGACCTTAAACAAAGTCCTAAGGATGCTATTGCTAGCGTGGCTAACTTTATGAGAAAGCATGGCTGGCAACCTGGCATGCCGATTTACTTCCCTGTGCAGGAAGGGGCAGTCAGTGAGGCGAGAGCGCTAGCAGATGGAGAGCCACAACTCAAATACTCGGTTCAAGAGCTCATCGCAAAAGGCATCCTCACTAAAGAGCAAGGCGATCTTCAGGCTGGGGGTGTTGAACCACAAAGCAAGGCCCTCATTGTTGATCTACCTTACCCCGACAAAGATGGTGGTGATCAGGTTCGTTACGTAGTTGGACTTAATAATTTTCTGACGATTGTGCAATACAACCGCAGTTACTTTTACGCACAAAGTGTTGCTGAGTTTGCAGAAGTGCTAGGCTATAAAAATCAAAGCGTAGTTCCCACTACCGCAAGCAAAGCGAAGTCAGAAACAAAGTCAGGAGAACCGGTCAAACCTAAACCGAAGAAGCCTGCTAATAAGAAAAAACAGAAACAGGCTTAA
- the cysM gene encoding cysteine synthase CysM, translated as MSTPSYLTISQTVGNTPLVRLQRIPGADNDLKGNLILGKLEGNNPAGSVKDRPALSMILRAQERGEIKPGDTLIEATSGNTGIALAMTAAMLGYKMVLVMPENQSIERRQSMAAYGAELILTAASGGMEFARDYALQLQKEGRGRLLDQFANPDNPRAHIETTGPEIWRDTDGQVTHFISAMGTTGTITGVSTYLKSMNPAIQIIGAQPEEGSQIPGIRKWAPEYLPKIYQGDKVDRIEYVSQADAEEMARRLAAEEGIFCGISAGGALVVALRIARQVENATIVFIVCDRGDRYLSTGVFPA; from the coding sequence ATGAGCACACCTTCTTACTTAACTATTTCGCAGACCGTGGGTAATACGCCCCTGGTTCGTTTGCAACGTATTCCTGGCGCTGATAACGATTTAAAAGGTAATCTGATTCTAGGAAAGTTGGAGGGTAATAATCCAGCGGGGTCGGTTAAGGACCGGCCTGCGCTGTCGATGATCCTTCGTGCTCAAGAGCGAGGTGAAATCAAGCCTGGCGACACTCTCATTGAAGCAACTAGCGGTAATACTGGTATTGCTTTAGCCATGACTGCTGCGATGTTGGGCTACAAGATGGTTTTGGTGATGCCCGAGAATCAAAGTATTGAGCGTCGACAAAGTATGGCTGCCTATGGAGCTGAATTAATTCTGACGGCAGCCTCTGGGGGTATGGAGTTTGCCCGTGACTATGCACTGCAATTGCAAAAAGAGGGCCGCGGTAGATTGTTAGATCAATTTGCAAATCCGGATAACCCACGTGCTCACATCGAGACTACTGGCCCGGAAATCTGGCGCGATACAGATGGTCAAGTAACTCATTTCATTTCCGCGATGGGTACTACTGGAACTATTACCGGGGTCTCTACTTATCTCAAGTCCATGAATCCCGCTATTCAGATTATTGGTGCGCAACCTGAAGAGGGTTCGCAGATTCCTGGTATTCGTAAATGGGCTCCAGAGTATCTGCCAAAGATTTATCAGGGCGACAAGGTTGATCGTATTGAGTATGTAAGCCAGGCAGATGCTGAAGAAATGGCCCGTCGCCTTGCTGCTGAAGAGGGTATCTTCTGCGGTATTTCAGCTGGCGGGGCTTTGGTTGTTGCCTTACGAATTGCTCGCCAAGTAGAAAATGCCACGATTGTCTTTATTGTCTGCGACCGTGGCGACCGTTATCTTTCTACTGGAGTTTTCCCAGCGTAA
- a CDS encoding helix-hairpin-helix domain-containing protein codes for MNQLLKSLVFSVLVAVSALSSASPINVNTATQSELESIKGIGPSKAKTIIAERLDGGHFQDANDLQKRVRGIGMKSVEKMVDNGLTIEAPSSFREPHGRTNKEGVKAGRRSPRGQTSSRHSADRAEGNRRN; via the coding sequence ATGAATCAATTATTAAAGTCCTTAGTATTTTCGGTATTGGTGGCTGTCTCAGCTTTATCTTCAGCCTCACCAATTAACGTCAATACGGCCACCCAGTCTGAGCTGGAGAGTATCAAAGGTATCGGACCTTCGAAAGCGAAAACCATTATTGCGGAGCGTTTAGATGGCGGGCATTTTCAGGATGCTAATGATTTACAAAAACGCGTACGTGGCATTGGTATGAAATCAGTTGAAAAGATGGTGGATAACGGCTTAACTATTGAGGCGCCCAGCTCCTTTCGTGAACCGCATGGTAGGACGAATAAAGAGGGAGTCAAGGCTGGTAGACGCAGCCCTCGTGGTCAAACTAGCTCTCGCCATAGTGCGGATCGTGCGGAAGGAAATCGCCGAAATTAA